The following coding sequences lie in one Paenibacillus durus ATCC 35681 genomic window:
- a CDS encoding DegV family protein gives MKSIAWVTDSTSTLNPDFARDNHVYIIPLRLIAGNECYKENIEITAEQFYEKMRQLERVGSSQPPIGEFIELYESLKEKYDHIIAVHCSSELSGTFNTSLQAAEIADTPVTGIDSKVGAYPLREMIMSGVHWQQMGCTVKEIKERIEQMINNMSFYMLPTSLTQLHRSGRVSGSQLVLSQLLRIHLLLRFDGGKVFVAEKIRTFKKTKQKLLEILKKDVELIKDVCIMHANNVEEARKLDEEIKDMAPALRTEIMPFIPVAGLHAGEGTLALAWIRNHPAALT, from the coding sequence ATGAAATCAATCGCTTGGGTAACGGACAGCACCAGTACGCTCAATCCCGATTTTGCAAGAGATAACCATGTGTATATTATCCCTCTGCGGCTCATTGCGGGCAACGAGTGCTATAAAGAAAATATTGAGATAACGGCGGAGCAGTTCTATGAAAAGATGCGGCAGCTCGAACGAGTCGGCAGCTCTCAGCCGCCGATCGGCGAATTTATCGAACTGTACGAATCTCTGAAGGAAAAATATGATCATATTATCGCGGTCCACTGTTCCTCTGAGCTGAGCGGCACTTTCAATACGTCCTTGCAGGCGGCTGAAATTGCCGACACTCCGGTTACGGGTATCGATTCTAAGGTTGGGGCCTATCCTCTGCGCGAAATGATTATGAGCGGCGTTCACTGGCAGCAGATGGGCTGTACGGTGAAGGAAATCAAGGAAAGAATCGAACAGATGATTAACAATATGTCCTTTTATATGCTGCCGACCAGCTTGACCCAGCTTCACCGCAGCGGGCGGGTATCGGGCTCTCAGCTTGTGCTCAGCCAACTGCTGCGCATTCATCTGCTTCTTCGTTTCGACGGAGGCAAAGTGTTCGTGGCGGAGAAGATCCGTACGTTCAAGAAGACGAAGCAGAAGCTGCTGGAGATTCTGAAAAAAGATGTGGAGCTCATCAAGGACGTATGCATCATGCATGCCAACAATGTGGAGGAGGCGCGCAAACTGGATGAGGAAATCAAAGATATGGCGCCTGCGCTGCGCACCGAAATCATGCCTTTTATCCCGGTAGCCGGACTCCACGCGGGCGAAGGTACGCTCGCATTAGCCTGGATCCGAAATCATCCCGCCGCTCTAACTTAA
- a CDS encoding DNA polymerase IV gives MSEKHERIIFLADCQSFYASVEKADHPECKDKPVAVAGDPARRSGIILAACPIAKGYGVTTAERLGEALHKCPDLVVIRPRMQHYIDISLMITKIYEEFTDLVEIFSIDEQFLDITASLPIFGDPLTIAKSIQQKVLSQTGVRVRIGISSNKVLAKIATDIWAKKNESGIFTLPESEIETLLWPQPVHKMFGVGSRMTAHFTRLGMGTIGDIARTPLPLLKDKFRARFGKQSDIHAEVMWRTANGLDDSPVKPGTFVAPPKSVGHMMTLPRDYAESREVDTVLLELTEEVCRDCRRKGYMGSVVSVSCMCSPYESPTGFSRQMKMQDPTNHTNTVIKAVRMLFYKYWDKMPVRRVGVTLSQLVDDQTYQLTLFEDQVKHRALDEATDSIKNRYGSDAIIRASSLTDAGQAKDRSQKIGGHYK, from the coding sequence TTGAGCGAGAAACATGAACGGATTATATTTCTGGCAGATTGCCAAAGCTTCTATGCAAGTGTTGAAAAAGCCGATCACCCGGAATGTAAAGATAAGCCCGTTGCTGTAGCAGGCGATCCTGCCCGCAGATCCGGCATCATTTTAGCGGCCTGTCCGATTGCGAAAGGATATGGAGTCACTACCGCAGAGCGTCTCGGAGAGGCTTTACATAAATGTCCCGATCTCGTTGTCATCCGTCCCCGGATGCAGCATTACATTGATATCTCCCTGATGATAACGAAGATTTATGAGGAGTTTACGGACCTTGTTGAAATATTTAGTATTGATGAGCAGTTTTTGGACATCACGGCAAGCCTGCCTATCTTCGGTGATCCTCTAACGATTGCCAAATCCATTCAGCAAAAGGTTCTGAGTCAGACCGGAGTGCGAGTAAGGATCGGCATAAGCTCCAATAAAGTGCTTGCTAAAATCGCAACGGATATTTGGGCGAAAAAGAATGAAAGTGGCATCTTTACTTTACCTGAGTCCGAAATCGAAACCCTGCTGTGGCCGCAGCCGGTCCATAAAATGTTCGGCGTCGGTTCGCGTATGACCGCACATTTTACCCGTCTTGGAATGGGTACAATCGGAGATATCGCCAGAACGCCCCTACCCCTTCTAAAAGATAAATTTCGCGCCCGCTTTGGCAAGCAATCGGATATTCATGCAGAGGTGATGTGGCGGACGGCGAACGGTCTGGATGATAGTCCGGTGAAACCCGGAACATTTGTTGCACCGCCTAAATCAGTCGGCCATATGATGACTCTACCCAGAGATTATGCCGAGTCGCGGGAAGTCGATACGGTGTTGCTTGAGCTCACAGAGGAAGTATGCCGCGACTGCCGCCGCAAAGGATATATGGGCTCTGTCGTAAGCGTCAGCTGCATGTGCAGCCCCTATGAATCACCGACCGGATTTTCGCGCCAAATGAAGATGCAGGATCCTACGAACCACACGAATACCGTAATTAAAGCCGTAAGAATGCTGTTTTATAAATACTGGGATAAAATGCCCGTCCGCCGTGTCGGCGTGACCTTAAGCCAGCTCGTGGACGATCAGACTTACCAGCTCACTCTCTTTGAGGATCAGGTAAAGCACAGAGCCTTGGATGAAGCTACGGACAGCATAAAAAATCGATACGGCAGCGACGCGATTATACGAGCCTCATCCCTTACCGATGCTGGGCAAGCAAAGGACAGGTCGCAAAAAATCGGCGGGCACTATAAATAG
- a CDS encoding threonine/serine exporter family protein: MILQLIASFIASAMFCILFNTPRRTLLQCGIAGMLGWMVYLLLDPHWKSVVATFFATVVVGVVSQIFARSFKMPVIIFSVGGIIPLVPGGLAYDAMRRFVEDDYTTALQTAVQALLLSGAIATGLVLSEVLGQMFRRSKS; this comes from the coding sequence ATGATTTTACAGCTTATTGCGAGCTTTATCGCCTCCGCCATGTTCTGCATCCTGTTTAATACACCCAGACGTACGCTGCTTCAATGCGGAATCGCCGGAATGCTGGGCTGGATGGTATACCTGCTGCTCGATCCCCATTGGAAATCCGTTGTGGCCACCTTCTTTGCCACGGTCGTCGTTGGGGTAGTCAGCCAAATTTTTGCCAGATCGTTCAAAATGCCGGTCATCATCTTCAGCGTAGGCGGCATTATTCCGCTTGTTCCAGGCGGCCTCGCCTATGATGCCATGCGCAGATTCGTCGAGGACGATTACACGACCGCGCTGCAGACTGCCGTTCAGGCTCTCCTGCTCTCGGGGGCCATCGCCACCGGACTTGTCCTCAGCGAGGTGCTGGGGCAGATGTTCCGCCGCAGCAAGAGCTAA
- a CDS encoding threonine/serine exporter family protein, translated as MNNAESGTTYEIIDLCLLAGKIMLQNGAETYRVEDTMTRMAAALGFPGAHSYVTPTVIMFTTSRTEQPKLFRIEERTTDLQKVAEVNDISRCLSQRQITSAQARERLALVDDAAHAYPAWLQIMAAALAGGCFTIIFKGSFWDALPALFVSGLGYASAVYFQRLVQVKFFAELTASALIGLLSFLFVQAGIGAETDKIIIGSVMPLVPGLLITNAVRDLMAGHLISGLSKGAEAFLTAFAIGTGIGLVLSFVS; from the coding sequence TTGAACAATGCCGAATCGGGGACAACCTATGAAATTATAGATTTATGCCTGCTGGCCGGAAAAATCATGCTCCAAAACGGCGCGGAGACTTACCGCGTGGAGGATACGATGACGCGCATGGCCGCTGCTCTCGGATTCCCGGGGGCGCACAGCTACGTAACGCCGACCGTCATCATGTTTACGACCAGCCGGACGGAACAGCCCAAGCTGTTCCGCATCGAGGAGCGTACGACCGATCTGCAAAAGGTTGCGGAGGTCAACGACATTTCGCGCTGCCTCAGCCAGCGGCAGATCACGTCGGCGCAGGCGCGCGAGCGGCTGGCCTTGGTGGATGACGCGGCGCATGCCTATCCGGCCTGGCTCCAGATTATGGCGGCGGCCCTGGCGGGCGGCTGCTTCACCATCATATTCAAGGGGAGCTTCTGGGACGCCCTGCCCGCGCTGTTCGTGTCGGGACTCGGCTACGCCTCGGCGGTTTATTTTCAAAGGCTGGTCCAGGTTAAATTTTTTGCCGAGCTCACTGCGTCTGCTCTGATTGGACTGCTGTCCTTCCTGTTCGTTCAAGCCGGCATCGGCGCGGAGACGGATAAGATTATCATCGGCTCCGTCATGCCGCTCGTTCCGGGACTGCTGATTACGAACGCCGTCAGAGACCTGATGGCCGGCCATCTTATATCGGGACTGTCCAAGGGAGCCGAGGCGTTCCTGACTGCTTTTGCCATCGGAACCGGGATCGGACTTGTGCTGTCCTTCGTTTCATAG